The following coding sequences lie in one Vibrio casei genomic window:
- the ubiU gene encoding ubiquinone anaerobic biosynthesis protein UbiU, translated as MELLCPAGNLPALKTAIDCGADAVYIGFKDDTNARHFAGLNFSGKKLDKAVQYVHDNNKKIHIALNTFAHPYGFNRWTDAVDQAAALEVDALIVADIALLEYASTQYPEMELHLSVQASATNSAAVAFYANNFNVKRVVLPRVLSIHQVKQLSRSIPANVELEVFAFGSLCIMAEGRCYLSSYMTGESPNTVGACSPAKYVRWQETDLGLESRLNSILIDRYTKGENAGYPTLCKGRFDINITGENQRYHVLEEPTSLNTLSMLPELFAANVASVKIEGRQRSPAYVEQVTRTWRAAIDRYLANPDTYQIEPQWDVTLANVSEGTQTTLGAYHRKWQ; from the coding sequence ATGGAACTTCTTTGCCCTGCTGGAAATTTACCAGCACTCAAAACTGCCATAGATTGTGGTGCAGATGCGGTTTATATTGGCTTTAAAGATGACACCAATGCACGTCATTTTGCCGGGCTCAATTTTAGCGGCAAAAAACTCGATAAAGCGGTTCAATATGTTCATGATAATAATAAAAAAATTCATATCGCGTTGAATACTTTCGCACATCCCTATGGGTTCAATCGCTGGACCGATGCAGTAGACCAAGCCGCCGCTCTTGAAGTGGATGCATTAATAGTGGCAGATATTGCACTACTAGAATACGCCTCGACCCAATACCCTGAAATGGAGCTGCATTTATCGGTGCAAGCTTCGGCGACGAATAGCGCAGCTGTGGCTTTTTATGCCAATAATTTTAATGTGAAACGTGTGGTTCTACCGCGGGTATTATCCATTCATCAAGTGAAGCAACTTTCTCGAAGTATCCCTGCCAATGTTGAGCTTGAAGTGTTCGCTTTTGGTAGTTTGTGCATCATGGCAGAGGGACGTTGCTACTTGTCATCTTACATGACAGGTGAATCGCCAAATACCGTGGGGGCTTGTTCACCGGCAAAATATGTCCGTTGGCAAGAGACTGATTTAGGGCTTGAATCACGACTTAATAGCATTTTGATTGATCGTTATACGAAAGGTGAGAATGCAGGTTATCCAACATTATGTAAAGGTCGTTTTGATATCAACATTACTGGTGAAAATCAGCGTTACCATGTATTAGAAGAACCCACCAGCCTTAATACCTTATCTATGCTGCCTGAGTTATTTGCTGCCAATGTGGCTTCAGTCAAAATAGAAGGTCGCCAACGTAGCCCGGCTTATGTAGAGCAAGTGACTCGAACTTGGCGCGCCGCCATTGATCGCTACTTAGCCAATCCAGATACCTATCAGATTGAACCACAATGGGATGTGACGCTCGCCAATGTTTCAGAAGGAACGCAAACCACGCTTGGTGCGTATCACCGTAAATGGCAATAA